A region of Melitaea cinxia chromosome 15, ilMelCinx1.1, whole genome shotgun sequence DNA encodes the following proteins:
- the LOC123660158 gene encoding uncharacterized protein LOC123660158 has translation MPSFKCAGCICDVEEDEAMHCMSCYDYYHYDCLNIPKKTFRSFSVAHKSKWFLSNEYDSMRKEIKSQKSNLISLQKENDLLRTTTRDMAQRLSMINQQSRAKNIEINCVPEHRNENILSLVQQLGKIINCPVKVEDIFYCSRVAKMNTSSTRPRSVLVSFSSPRLRDTFLASSITFNQKNPNEKLNTSHLGIASEKALPIYVVENLTAENKSLHAAARIKAKELSYKYVWVRNGRIFMRKSDNAKYVLVKDTLTLQNLF, from the exons atgccaTCTTTTAAATGTGCTGGCTGCATTTGTGATGTGGAGGAGGATGAGGCAATGCATTGCATGAGTTGCTACGACTATTACCATTATGATTGTTTAAATATACCGAAGAAAACATTTCGCAGTTTTTCTGTAGCTCACAAATCTAAATGG TTTTTAAGCAATGAGTACGACAGTATGAGAAAGGAAATTAAATCTCAAAAGAGTAATTTGATCtctttacaaaaagaaaatgacTTATTGCGCACCACAACCCGCGATATGGCGCAGCGTCTTAGTATGATTAATCAGCAGTCTCGTGCTAAGAATATAGAAATTAATTGTGTTCCGGAGCACcgcaatgaaaatatattaagccTCGTTCAGCAGTTGGGTAAGATTATAAATTGCCCTGTCAAAGTAGAAGACATTTTTTACTGTTCGCGAGTCGCTAAAATGAACACTAGTTCCACCCGACCACGATCAGTGCTGGTTAGTTTCAGCAGTCCTCGTCTGAGAGACACCTTTTTGGCTTCATCGATCACATTTAACCAGAAAAACCCCAATGAAAAATTGAATACCAGTCATCTCGGTATAGCTTCTGAGAAGGCGTTGCCTATCTACGTTGTTGAAAATCTAACGGCCGAAAATAAATCTCTTCACGCTGCAGCACGGATCAAAGCGAAGGAACtatcatataaatatgtttGGGTTCGAAATGGTAGAATTTTTATGCGGAAATCTGATAATGCCAAATATGTTTTAGTTAAAGATACTCTTACATTGcaaaatttgttttag